From a region of the Cololabis saira isolate AMF1-May2022 chromosome 8, fColSai1.1, whole genome shotgun sequence genome:
- the kbtbd8 gene encoding kelch repeat and BTB domain-containing protein 8: MAASGEVGKLLQVQNGTPPTTNYNGVDAVHACNILQQLKVLYDEAQLTDIVVEVDHGKTFSCHRNVLAAISPYFRSMFTSGLTESSQREVRIVGVESESMHLVLDYAYTSRVALSESNVQALFTAASIFQIPALQDQCAQFMISRLDPQNCIGVFMFADAYGHQELKERSQDYIRKKFLCVAREQEFLQMTEEQLVSILNNDDLNVEKEEHVYESIVRWLEHDQSGREAHLPEVFSQCIRLPLLDEAFLSRIPAPFAHALSLSQDPAEAKARLTGTNGCPQRLGMTASEMVICFDAAHKHSGKKQTVPCLDTVTGRVFKLCKPPNDLREVGILVSSENDIFIAGGYRPSNSEVSIDHRAESDFWQYEHAGNRWLPRAPLLRARIGCRLILCCGKLYALGGRVYEGDGRNALKSVECYDARDNCWTAVSPMPVAMEFHSAVEYKDRIYILQGEYFFCFDPRKDYWSHLAPMTVPRSQGLAALYKNCIYYIAGICRNHQRTFTVEVYDIERNTWSRKRDLPFDQATSPYIKAMLLQGKLHLFVRATQVMVEEHVFRTSRKNSLYQYDDEADVWTKIYETPDRLWDLGRHFECVVAKLYPQCLQKVL, translated from the exons ATGGCCGCCAGTGGAG AGGTAGGGAAGCTGTTACAAGTACAAAATGGGACACCTCCAACCACCAACTACAACGGCGTAGATGCTGTGCATGCCTGTAACATTCTTCAGCAACTCAAAGTCTTGTACGATGAAGCACAGCTCACTGACATCGTTGTAGAAGTGGACCACGGCAAGACTTTCTCATGTCACCGAAATGTTCTTGCAGCAATCAGCCCATATTTTAG GTCCATGTTTACCAGTGGCCTTACAGAGAGCAGTCAGCGTGAGGTCAGAATTGTTGGAGTGGAGTCTGAATCCATGCACCTTGTCCTGGATTATGCCTACACATCCAGAGTCGCGCTTTCAGAGTCCAACGTCCAGGCCCTGTTCACGGCAGCCAGCATTTTCCAGATTCCTGCCCTCCAGGATCAGTGTGCCCAGTTCATGATCAGCCGGCTTGACCCCCAGAACTGCATAGGGGTCTTCATGTTTGCTGACGCATATGGTCACCAAGAACTGAAGGAACGCTCACAAGATTATATCCGTAAAAAG TTCTTGTGTGTGGCACGGGAGCAAGAGTTCCTCCAGATGACAGAGGAGCAGCTGGTCAGCATTCTCAACAATGATGACTTAAACGTGGAGAAGGAAGAGCATGTATATGAGAGCATTGTCCGCTGGCTGGAACATGATCAGTCTGGCCGTGAAGCCCACCTTCCAGAAGTTTTTTCCCAATGCATCCGTCTGCCCTTGTTGGACGAGGCTTTTCTCAGTAGGATACCTGCCCCTTTTGCCCACGCCCTGTCCTTGTCTCAAGACCCTGCTGAGGCCAAAGCTCGCCTCACTGGCACAAATGGTTGTCCACAGCGCCTGGGTATGACTGCTTCTGAGATGGTCATCTGCTTTGATGCTGCTCACAAACACTCAGGTAAGAAGCAGACAGTGCCTTGCCTGGACACGGTCACGGGAAGGGTGTTCAAGCTCTGCAAACCTCCTAATGACCTTCGAGAAGTTGGTATCTTGGTGTCATCGGAGAACGACATCTTCATCGCTGGTGGGTACCGTCCAAGCAACAGCGAGGTGTCCATTGACCATCGGGCAGAGAGTGACTTCTGGCAATATGAGCATGCAGGCAACCGGTGGCTTCCTCGCGCACCTCTGCTGAGAGCGAGAATAGGATGCAGGCTTATTCTCTGCTGTGGGAAGCTTTATGCACTGGGAGGCCGAGTTTATGAAGGCGACGGGCGAAACGCATTAAAATCAGTAGAATGCTACGATGCCAGGGACAACTGTTGGACTGCAGTCAGTCCTATGCCAGTGGCCATGGAGTTTCACAGTGCCGTGGAGTATAAAGATCGCATCTACATTCTCCAAG GTGAATATTTCTTCTGCTTTGATCCCCGTAAGGACTATTGGAGTCATCTGGCCCCAATGACTGTCCCCCGGAGTCAGGGTCTGGCTGCCTTGTATAAGAACTGCATCTACTACATTGCTGGCATTTGCAGGAACCACCAGCGAACCTTCACCGTGGAGGTCTACGACATTGAGAGGAACACATGGAGCCGTAAGAGAGATCTGCCATTTGACCAAGCCACAAGCCCGTATATCAAGGCCATGCTGCTGCAAGGCAAGCTGCACCTGTTTGTACGTGCCACACAGGTCATGGTGGAGGAGCATGTGTTTCGCACCAGCCGCAAGAACTCCCTTTACCAGTACGACGATGAGGCAGATGTTTGGACCAAAATCTATGAGACACCCGATCGCCTCTGGGATTTGGGCCGCCATTTTGAATGTGTGGTGGCCAAACTTTACCCACAGTGTCTACAGAAAGTGCTTTGA